A region of the Dickeya chrysanthemi NCPPB 402 genome:
GCTTCGTCTTTCTTACTTGTTTACTCAGGGCATAGAAAGGTTGATGTCAGAGACCAGCTTTCCACCGCCGAAGCTCATGCTCTCCAGGGGAATAGCCTGCATTATAAGGGTGACATCGTCCTGGCTGACGCCAGCCTTTTCTACTGACATCCTGAACCAGTCCCTTCAGCGCCCACAGTGCGCTACCCGTCACGATAGCGGTGCTGAGCGTTTCATGCCTTTTCTTCCAGCGCGCCAATCCCCCATTCGCCTCGACCACCCGTGTCAGCAATTCGGGCATGTTCCGCTCCCTGACAGGGCTTGCGTGGCGGATCAATAGCCCTTGAATTCGAGCATCGGGCGCGGCGTGCCGGCCTTTAGGGCTTTGATAGCCGAAGCAAGCCCGTCCTTCACGTCTTCCGTCTCGAACAAGGGCATGGCGATGTTGAACATCACATCGTCGGCCGTCTGGACACCGCCGTTAGCCCAGGCGCGCAGCAAGGCCTTGTGGGCGGCGTGGGCGCGTGTCGGGCCGTGCACGAACTTCGCGGCGAAGGCATGCGCCTCTGCAAGCAGCTCGGCATCGGCGACGACGCGGTTGATCACGCCGAAGCGCTCCATCGTCGCGGCAGGGACGCGCTCGGAAGTCAGCGCCCATTCCATGGCACGTGCGCGTCCTGCGCGTTCGGCGACGCGATAGATGCCGCCCAGCAGGGTCACGAGGGCAAGCGACTGTTCCGGATGGCAGAACGTTGCGCTTTCGGCGGCAAAGATGACATCGGCGCGCAACGCCAGTTCAAAACCACCGCCGGCACATAAGCCGTGCACCACCGCAATGACAGGCAAGGGCAGGCGTTCGAAGCGATTGAAGACATCCATGTAACCCTCGAAGCGCGCACGCAACTGGCGGGGGGTGTCGTCGGGCCAGGGCATGATGTCGCCGCCAAAGCTGAAGTTCTCGCCTTCGGCGCGCACCAGTACGACGCGTGCATCACTGCGTTCGATCGCATTGATCGCTGTAGCCAGTTCGTCAACCATCTGGTCGCCGATGCGGTTTTGCGGCGAGCGAGCGAGAATGATCGTGGCAATGCCATGATCGATGGTATGGGTGAGATGAGACATGCCGGACTCCTGTGTTGTCGTAAGTTGAGGTTACGCGAGGTGTTCCTTGAACCAGTCCAGCGCGGCGGCACTGGATTGATCGAATCTGGTGGTGTACGGATCGAAGTGGCCGCCGGGGATCGTCACGAGGCGCTTCGGCTCAAGGGCGCGCTCGTAGGCGGCCAGCTCGAGATCGGTCAGCGTGATCGTGTCCTGCAGCGCGACGATCATCAGCAGCGGCGTGGGAGACACGCGCGCAATCCACGTGCCCGGTTCGTACATGCGCGCGGCGCGCGTCGAGCGCACCGTGACGCTGTTTTCCCAGACGCCGTCGGGCACGGGCTGCAGATAGAACTCGACGGCATCCTTGGCGCGGTACGAAGCAGGGATGGTAGGATCGGCGCTGACGATCGTCTGTCGGTGCGGCGACTCACCGCGTGCTTGCGCGCGCTCGTCCGCCGCGAAGGCGTCTTCAATGGCGGCAACGGCGTCGGGCGGAATACGGCGCAGTCCTTGCTCGAAGCCGCTGATCGTCGGCACCTGCGCGACGACCGCGCGCAAGCGGCGTTCGGTTGCGCCAAGCACGAGCGCGTGACCGCCGGAATAGCTCGTGCCCCACAAGCCGATGCGCTTCGCGTCGACGACGTCCTGATGTTCCAGGAAGCTGATCGCGCGCCGCCAATCGGCGATCTGGCGCCATGGGTCGATATCCTGGCGCGGCGTGCCATCGCTGGCACCGAAGTTGCGGTGATCGTGCAGGAGGACGACAAAGCCATTCGAGGCGAATTTCTCGGCGAATCGCTCCAGGCCGTGCTCCTTCACGCCGGCATAGCCATGCGCCATGGTGATGGCGGGATAAGGGCCGGTACCGCCGGTGGGCACATAGAGCCAGCCGCGTAGTGTGACACCGCCCTCGGCTTCAAATGAGATATCGGTACGTTGAAACATGGGAGTTCTCCTTGTAGAAAAATGTCAGGCGGCGCCGTAAAAGTGACTGGCATCGACCTTGCCTTGCTGGCGGCGACCGAGTTTCGCGGAAAATTTCCGGACGCCATCGAGCGGCCGGTGATGAATCTCTGTATGCACGATCTTGCTCGGCGCCGGGTCAATCAACCGGTCGCTCAAGCCTGAAAAGCTGCTCCGCGCTGATTTCGAAGTAGTCGGCCGGCCCACCGCCGCGCAGGATCGGGCGCGCCTGCGCAGTCTGGTACACGCCGTCCTTGATCAACTTCCGGTCGATGTGGATCGCTACTGCTTCGCCCAACACCAGCCACGCCGGCAGCGCCGCGCCGCCCTGCGCCTCAAGCTGCACGATCTGGGTAACCACGCACTCGAACTGCACCGGGCTAGCCGCAACGCGCGATGGCCGCACTTTGGCAGAAGGCAGACTCTCCAGCCCGGCTAACCCGAACTCATCGACGTGTGCTGGCACCATCGCCGCGGAGGCGTTCATCGTCTCGACGAGCTCTCTCGTCACCAGGTTCCATACGAACTCGCCGGTGTCGCGCGCGTTGGCGAGCGAGTCCTTCGCACCCAGCGAGCAAAAGCCGATGATCGGCGGTTTGTAACTGAACAGGTTGAAGAAGCTGTAGGGGGCAAGGTTGCGCACGCCATCGTTAGAGACTGTGCTGATCCAGCCGATCGGTCGCGGAGCGACGATGGCGTTGAGCGGATCGTGACGCAGGGAATGCCCCTGCGCCGGTTCATAGAAATGCCAGTCGGTCATAGTTTTACCTAAAGCGCCCGCAGCTTGGCGGGCTTCGTTGTACGTTTATTAATCCGAGTTCATCCCATCACCGGTGCCAGGCTCGGGTAGTCGGTGTAACCCACCACCGGATCGGGCAGGCCGTAAGGGTAGAAGGCTTCCGGGCGCGGCGCATTGAGTGGCAGGTCCAGTTCCAGTCGGTGCGGCAGATCGGGGTTGGCGATGAAATCCTTGCCGAAAGAAACGGCATCCGCCTCGCCGGCGGCGAGTACTTGGCGAGCAGTGCCGCCGGTAAATGCCTCATTGGCAATAAACACGCCGCCGAACGCCAGCTTCAACGCCGGGCCGATCCGTTTTTTGCCGAGCGATTCGCGGGCAAAGATGAACGCAATGCCGCGCTGGCCCAGTTCCTTGGCCAGGTAACCGAAAGTCGCCAGCGGATTGGAATCGCCCATCGAGTGCGACTCGCCACGCGGTGCCAAGTGCATACCGACCCGACCGGCGCCCCACACCGAAATCGCGGCATCGGTCACTTCCAGCATCAGGCGGGCGCGGTTTTCGATTGAGCCGCCATACTGGTCGGTGCGCAGGTTGGTGCTGTCCTGCAAAAACTGGTCGAGCAGATAGCCATTGGCACCGTGGATTTCCACGCCGTCAAATCCGGCGAGCTTCGCGTTCTCCGCGCCCTTGCGGTAGGCCTCGACGATGCCCGGAATCTCTGCGGTTTCCAGCGCGCGCGGCGTCACAAAATCGCGCATTGGCCGCAGCAGGCTCACATGGCCCTTGGCGGCAATGG
Encoded here:
- a CDS encoding enoyl-CoA hydratase/isomerase family protein — encoded protein: MSHLTHTIDHGIATIILARSPQNRIGDQMVDELATAINAIERSDARVVLVRAEGENFSFGGDIMPWPDDTPRQLRARFEGYMDVFNRFERLPLPVIAVVHGLCAGGGFELALRADVIFAAESATFCHPEQSLALVTLLGGIYRVAERAGRARAMEWALTSERVPAATMERFGVINRVVADAELLAEAHAFAAKFVHGPTRAHAAHKALLRAWANGGVQTADDVMFNIAMPLFETEDVKDGLASAIKALKAGTPRPMLEFKGY
- a CDS encoding flavin reductase family protein is translated as MTDWHFYEPAQGHSLRHDPLNAIVAPRPIGWISTVSNDGVRNLAPYSFFNLFSYKPPIIGFCSLGAKDSLANARDTGEFVWNLVTRELVETMNASAAMVPAHVDEFGLAGLESLPSAKVRPSRVAASPVQFECVVTQIVQLEAQGGAALPAWLVLGEAVAIHIDRKLIKDGVYQTAQARPILRGGGPADYFEISAEQLFRLERPVD
- a CDS encoding alkene reductase, which encodes MTTLFDPIQVGDLQLPNRIVMAPLTRCRASAGRVPNALMAEYYAQRASAGLILSEATAVMPMGVGYPDTPGIWSAEQVAGWKLVTDAVHAAGGRIFVQLWHVGRISDPVYLNGELPVAPSAIAAKGHVSLLRPMRDFVTPRALETAEIPGIVEAYRKGAENAKLAGFDGVEIHGANGYLLDQFLQDSTNLRTDQYGGSIENRARLMLEVTDAAISVWGAGRVGMHLAPRGESHSMGDSNPLATFGYLAKELGQRGIAFIFARESLGKKRIGPALKLAFGGVFIANEAFTGGTARQVLAAGEADAVSFGKDFIANPDLPHRLELDLPLNAPRPEAFYPYGLPDPVVGYTDYPSLAPVMG
- a CDS encoding alpha/beta hydrolase, producing the protein MFQRTDISFEAEGGVTLRGWLYVPTGGTGPYPAITMAHGYAGVKEHGLERFAEKFASNGFVVLLHDHRNFGASDGTPRQDIDPWRQIADWRRAISFLEHQDVVDAKRIGLWGTSYSGGHALVLGATERRLRAVVAQVPTISGFEQGLRRIPPDAVAAIEDAFAADERAQARGESPHRQTIVSADPTIPASYRAKDAVEFYLQPVPDGVWENSVTVRSTRAARMYEPGTWIARVSPTPLLMIVALQDTITLTDLELAAYERALEPKRLVTIPGGHFDPYTTRFDQSSAAALDWFKEHLA